In Marinobacter qingdaonensis, the sequence CAGGTCTGCGGGAATGTTACTCATAGTCTGATGTCCTGAAGCAAATTTTTGCGCAGTTTAACCGAAGACACTAATTCCAGCGAACCTGGCGTGCCATGGTCATGAACGAGTTCAGGTAGTCCACCTGCCGATCCCGCTCCCGCAGCCCAAGGAAGATCTGTTTGGCGATGCCGCGCTCGCCCAGCTGCACCGGCCGAATCGGGATCCGGGCCTGGTAGTCCTCAACCAGCCAACGGGGCAAGGCCGCCACGCCACGACCGGCGGCCACCATCTGCAACATGATGTCGGTGGTTTCGATGGTCTTGTGGCGGGCGGGGCTGGCGTGGGCCGGCAACAGAAAACCGGTGTAGATATCCAGGCGCTCAATCTCCACCGGATAGGTAATCAGACTTTCCTGCTCGAGGTCTGCCGGCTCAGCCCAGGCCTTGCCCGCCAGCCGGTGGTCGGCGCCGACCACCAACACCTGTTCGTAATCGAACACGGGCTCAAACACCAGCCCCGGCCGATGCAGCGGATCGGGGGTGACCAGCATGTCGATGTCGTGACTGAACAGGGCGCCAATGCCGCCAAACTGAAACTTCTGCTTCACGTCCACATCAACCCCCGGCCACTGCTCCAGATAGGGCCCAACCACTTTCAGCAACCACTGGTAGCAGGGGTGACATTCCATGCCGATGCGCAGGTTGCCCCGCTGGCCTTTGGCAAATTGCCCGATCAGCATCTCTGCGTGTTCCAGTTGCGGCAACAATCGGTTCGCCAGGGACAGCACATACTCACCGGCCTGGGTCAGCCGGAGCTGTCGCCCTTCCCGAACCCAGACATCGGTGCCCAGTAGCTGCTCCAGCTTCCGGATGGAATGGCTGAGCGCAGACTGGGTGAGGTGCAGCCGCTCGGCGGCCGCCGTCAGCGACCCGGCCCGATCCACCGCACGCAGGATTTCCAGATGGGCACGTTCGATCATGCCGCCTCCTCCATGACAAAAACTCATCGAAGGCCGCAATAGTACCACTGTCATTCATCTTAATAGAGAGTACGTCAGTGGCTCTCCATCCAGGCACTACTGACCAACAACGGCCAGCAAAGACGACAGGGTTTTGCCAAGGCGATCAGGGGGGGCGCTCAGTAACCGGTGCTGTTGCGGTCAAGCTGAAACTGGAATGCCGTGGCCCGACCGACTTCCGAGCGGAACTCGCCGGAGTCATGGAACTCAAACCAGCGGTAGCCGGGTGGTCGCTCCTCCACGGCGAAATCACTGGAGCCGGAGGTGAACTGAATGCAGGTGGACGGCGAGGCCAGGAGCTGCACGTGGCGACGGGTCTGTTCGAACTCCTGGTGGATATGGCCCCAGAGCACCAGCTTGACCTGGGGGAACCGATCGATCACCTGCCAGAACGCGTCCCGGTTGGTCAGGCCGATCTGCGCCATCCAGTCCGAGCCGATATCCACCGGGTGGTGGTGCAGGCAGACCATAGCAGGCAACTCCGGGTTTGCCGCCAGGGCATCCGCCAGAAACGCCAACTCGGCGTCCGCCAGAGCACCGAACACCTTGCCGGGCACCGACGAGTCCAGCAGCACAAACTGCCAGCCGTCGCGCACCAGGTGGCGTTGATTGGCGTTGTAGTCGCCGGCGACCCGGGCGAGGGTTTCGGCATGGTCGTGATTGCCACCAATCCAGGCCGAGGGACAGTCAAACACCTTCAGACTCTCGCCGAACACCTGGTAGGCCTCCACCGAGCCGTCCTGGGCAATGTCGCCGGTCGCCAGGATCAGATCCGGCCGACCATGCTGCTCCAGAACCTGCTCAATGACGGCCTGCAGGCTGTCCCGTGTGTTCACGCCCAGGAGGTCGCCATCGGCCTTGGCCATCAGATGGGGATCGGTCAGTTGCAGTACCCGGAGTGGCCGGGGCTCGTCCTTTGTGGTCATACGCTCTTGGTCGAATCAGTGAACATCACGTAAACGTCGCACCAGTGTACGACGACAGCTTTCGGTTTATTCGCCCCCGAATGCAACCGCTGTCACATTCTGACCAGGCGCTGGCAAACTCTTGCCTGATTTGACAACTGCGACACACCGCCATGGCAGCCCTGGGCGTTTTTGCCCGCGTCCCGACGGGGCTTCAGTCGACGCCCTCGCCGGCCGACCAGGCCGCATGTTCCATGGGCAGGTGGCCAAAGCGCAGGCAGTAGTCCAGCCAATCCGCGAGAAACCCGTTGACCTGGACCTTCTCGTCCGGGTGGTGCATGAAACGATTGGGGTAATCGTTGACCGGAGCGATCTGGCGATCCCGGTAGCAGCTGATCACTTCCGCCATGGCGGCGTCGTGATACACACGCACCGTCATCTGCGGGTTGTTGAGCCAGCGGCCAGAGTTGTGAACCTGCTCCAGCAGCAGTGTTTCGGTGAACTTGGCGGTCTGCAGCACCTTGATCCGGACCCGGCCGAGGTACAGGTTTTCCCGGTGCAGTTCGAATTCGCACACCGGTGTGCCGCCCACCTCAAGCTGACGCAGCCGCCGCAACCGCTGGTAATTACCGTCACACAAAGCACCCAGCCGGCGCAGGTCCGGCACGTAGGGTTTCGGTTTCATACTCCATTCGGTCATTGCGTCGCCTCTTCGCGCAGTCGCGCGCGATTCAATTCCAGCCACTGTAGTGCAATGATAGCCGCTGCGTTGTTGATCCGGCCATCACGGATCATGGCGATGGCCTCCGTGGCGCTGACCACGTGGGCCCGGATGTCCTCGTGTTCGTGTTCGATGCCAAACAGCCCGCCCGCGGCTTCGGTGCTGACCAGGCCGCAGTAGAGATGGATCATCTCGGTGGTGCCGCCGGGCGACACCAGGTAGTCACAGATCCGGTCCAGACGGGCAAAGGTCAGCCCGGCTTCTTCCTGCCCTTCCCGCTGTGCCACCTGCTCGGGTGTCTCGCCCTCCTCGTTCATGCCCGCCACCAGTTCCAGCAGCCAGGGTGTCTGGCTTCGGTGCAGGGCGCCCAGGCGGAACTGCTCCAACAGGACCACCTCATCGCGAATCGGATCGTACGGCAGCACGCAGGTGGC encodes:
- a CDS encoding LysR family transcriptional regulator gives rise to the protein MIERAHLEILRAVDRAGSLTAAAERLHLTQSALSHSIRKLEQLLGTDVWVREGRQLRLTQAGEYVLSLANRLLPQLEHAEMLIGQFAKGQRGNLRIGMECHPCYQWLLKVVGPYLEQWPGVDVDVKQKFQFGGIGALFSHDIDMLVTPDPLHRPGLVFEPVFDYEQVLVVGADHRLAGKAWAEPADLEQESLITYPVEIERLDIYTGFLLPAHASPARHKTIETTDIMLQMVAAGRGVAALPRWLVEDYQARIPIRPVQLGERGIAKQIFLGLRERDRQVDYLNSFMTMARQVRWN
- a CDS encoding NUDIX domain-containing protein, translating into MTEPFQFNASDVRIEKRETVFQGFFRMDKLWLTHPRFDGRDMPVFTRELFIRGDATCVLPYDPIRDEVVLLEQFRLGALHRSQTPWLLELVAGMNEEGETPEQVAQREGQEEAGLTFARLDRICDYLVSPGGTTEMIHLYCGLVSTEAAGGLFGIEHEHEDIRAHVVSATEAIAMIRDGRINNAAAIIALQWLELNRARLREEATQ
- a CDS encoding DUF1249 domain-containing protein: MTEWSMKPKPYVPDLRRLGALCDGNYQRLRRLRQLEVGGTPVCEFELHRENLYLGRVRIKVLQTAKFTETLLLEQVHNSGRWLNNPQMTVRVYHDAAMAEVISCYRDRQIAPVNDYPNRFMHHPDEKVQVNGFLADWLDYCLRFGHLPMEHAAWSAGEGVD
- the cpdA gene encoding 3',5'-cyclic-AMP phosphodiesterase gives rise to the protein MTTKDEPRPLRVLQLTDPHLMAKADGDLLGVNTRDSLQAVIEQVLEQHGRPDLILATGDIAQDGSVEAYQVFGESLKVFDCPSAWIGGNHDHAETLARVAGDYNANQRHLVRDGWQFVLLDSSVPGKVFGALADAELAFLADALAANPELPAMVCLHHHPVDIGSDWMAQIGLTNRDAFWQVIDRFPQVKLVLWGHIHQEFEQTRRHVQLLASPSTCIQFTSGSSDFAVEERPPGYRWFEFHDSGEFRSEVGRATAFQFQLDRNSTGY